Proteins found in one Bacillus subtilis subsp. subtilis str. 168 genomic segment:
- the pucI gene encoding allantoin permease (Evidence 1a: Function from experimental evidences in the studied strain; PubMedId: 11344136, 12029039, 15849754, 16850406, 26967546; Product type t : transporter) has protein sequence MKLKESQQQSNRLSNEDLVPLGQEKRTWKAMNFASIWMGCIHNIPTYATVGGLIAIGLSPWQVLAIIITASLILFGALALNGHAGTKYGLPFPVIIRASYGIYGANIPALLRAFTAIMWLGIQTFAGSTALNILLLNMWPGWGEIGGEWNILGIHLSGLLSFVFFWAIHLLVLHHGMESIKRFEVWAGPLVYLVFGGMVWWAVDIAGGLGPIYSQPGKFHTFSETFWPFAAGVTGIIGIWATLILNIPDFTRFAETQKEQIKGQFYGLPGTFALFAFASITVTSGSQVAFGEPIWDVVDILARFDNPYVIVLSVITLCIATISVNVAANIVSPAYDIANALPKYINFKRGSFITALLALFTVPWKLMESATSVYAFLGLIGGMLGPVAGVMMADYFIIRKRELSVDDLYSETGRYVYWKGYNYRAFAATMLGALISLIGMYVPVLKSLYDISWFVGVLISFLFYIVLMRVHPPASLAIETVEHAQVRQAE, from the coding sequence ATGAAATTAAAAGAGAGTCAGCAGCAATCCAACAGGCTGAGCAATGAAGATCTGGTGCCTTTGGGACAGGAAAAACGGACGTGGAAAGCAATGAACTTTGCCTCCATTTGGATGGGATGTATACATAACATACCGACCTACGCGACCGTGGGAGGATTAATTGCGATCGGCCTTTCGCCTTGGCAGGTGCTGGCGATCATTATTACGGCATCACTTATCCTATTTGGCGCTCTTGCCTTAAACGGCCATGCGGGGACAAAATACGGGCTGCCGTTTCCAGTGATCATTCGGGCTTCTTACGGGATATACGGCGCGAATATCCCCGCGCTTCTAAGGGCGTTTACAGCTATCATGTGGCTTGGCATCCAGACCTTTGCGGGTAGCACGGCACTGAACATTTTGCTTTTGAATATGTGGCCAGGTTGGGGAGAAATTGGCGGCGAGTGGAACATTCTCGGCATTCACTTGTCCGGTTTGCTTTCCTTTGTATTCTTTTGGGCCATTCATTTACTCGTATTGCATCACGGCATGGAGTCGATTAAACGTTTTGAGGTGTGGGCAGGGCCTTTAGTGTATCTGGTATTTGGCGGCATGGTATGGTGGGCCGTTGATATTGCTGGAGGATTGGGCCCGATATACTCTCAACCAGGAAAGTTTCATACGTTTTCAGAAACATTCTGGCCGTTTGCTGCCGGAGTTACTGGCATCATCGGCATCTGGGCGACATTGATCTTAAATATACCTGATTTTACACGGTTTGCTGAAACACAAAAAGAGCAAATCAAAGGACAATTTTACGGTTTGCCGGGAACGTTTGCGCTGTTCGCATTCGCAAGTATTACGGTGACCTCCGGCTCGCAGGTCGCGTTCGGAGAGCCGATTTGGGATGTTGTCGATATTTTGGCGCGGTTTGATAACCCTTATGTCATCGTCTTGTCCGTGATCACACTCTGCATCGCCACGATCTCTGTAAATGTCGCGGCGAATATCGTATCACCCGCTTATGATATAGCGAATGCCCTGCCGAAATATATCAATTTCAAACGTGGCAGCTTTATCACAGCGTTGCTCGCTTTATTTACGGTTCCGTGGAAGCTGATGGAGAGCGCGACAAGCGTGTATGCGTTTCTTGGCTTAATAGGCGGCATGCTTGGACCGGTGGCAGGCGTGATGATGGCCGACTATTTTATCATTCGCAAACGTGAGCTCTCGGTAGATGACCTGTATTCCGAAACAGGACGGTATGTGTATTGGAAGGGCTACAATTACCGTGCGTTTGCAGCCACAATGTTAGGAGCGCTGATTTCGCTGATTGGCATGTATGTTCCTGTATTGAAGAGCTTATACGATATTTCTTGGTTTGTAGGTGTGCTGATTTCCTTTCTTTTCTACATTGTTCTGATGCGTGTTCACCCGCCTGCATCATTGGCAATTGAAACAGTTGAACATGCGCAGGTCCGCCAGGCTGAATAA
- the ywoD gene encoding putative efflux transporter (Evidence 3: Putative function from multiple computational evidences; PubMedId: 15849754, 16850406; Product type t: transporter), producing MLSKKSRAVFLTAVASGTMLNPLNSSMISLALHSIQHEFHLSFTTVSWLISSFYLASAVAQPVTGKLGDLIGRKRLFLFGLILVAVSAIGAPFAPTFMTLLVMRLFQSVGSSAIYPSGVGLIRNHIHERQASALAVLSIFASAMTALGPTAGGFLIVWGGWPAIFIVNLPFIILSFLLGLYMFPKDQKKGAGIKTIIRQLDILGIVLFAGGIIFLLSFLLSFSTSPHAVEGVLGLLLLCAFVWRELKTDKPFIDVRLFKTQRNLSAVYVQFILLNVFFYCLFFGLPSYFQDEMHLSVQTSGLFMLFMSGMSIVVSPLTGKWIDRSGVVKPIFAGALLMTAGAVLLTIFFINVQTIGKGLILSLLGIGYGLGNVALQAAMLETSPSNMVGTTSGLFQTCRYLGSILSSVILGILFGKEITAAHFDMMGIIMIIAGGASLLMAVRFAALMKTAS from the coding sequence ATGTTATCGAAAAAAAGCCGAGCTGTTTTTTTAACAGCTGTGGCTTCGGGAACAATGCTGAATCCGCTGAACTCGTCTATGATCTCTCTTGCGCTCCATAGCATCCAGCATGAGTTTCACCTCTCGTTTACAACGGTTTCCTGGCTGATTTCCTCGTTTTACTTGGCGAGTGCCGTAGCGCAGCCCGTAACGGGAAAGCTCGGTGATTTGATTGGGCGGAAACGCTTGTTTTTATTCGGGCTTATTCTTGTTGCGGTTTCTGCCATCGGGGCGCCGTTTGCGCCGACGTTTATGACATTATTGGTCATGCGGCTGTTTCAATCGGTGGGGAGCAGTGCGATTTATCCGTCAGGTGTCGGCTTGATTCGGAATCATATTCATGAGCGCCAAGCTTCAGCCTTGGCTGTACTCTCTATTTTTGCGTCCGCCATGACGGCGCTGGGGCCGACAGCCGGCGGGTTTTTGATTGTATGGGGAGGCTGGCCGGCGATCTTTATCGTTAATTTGCCGTTTATTATCCTCAGCTTCTTATTGGGCCTGTATATGTTCCCGAAAGATCAGAAAAAAGGGGCAGGAATCAAAACCATTATTCGGCAGCTCGATATTCTTGGAATTGTTTTATTTGCCGGGGGAATCATTTTCCTTCTATCCTTTTTGCTGTCGTTCAGCACGTCGCCGCATGCGGTTGAAGGTGTGCTTGGCTTGCTTCTGCTCTGTGCGTTTGTCTGGCGCGAGCTGAAAACGGATAAGCCGTTTATTGATGTCCGTCTGTTTAAAACACAGCGAAACCTGTCAGCCGTGTATGTTCAGTTTATTTTATTGAATGTTTTCTTCTATTGTTTATTTTTTGGTTTGCCAAGTTACTTTCAGGATGAAATGCATCTTTCTGTTCAAACGAGCGGCCTGTTTATGCTGTTTATGTCTGGAATGAGCATCGTTGTGTCACCTCTAACCGGCAAATGGATCGACCGATCTGGTGTCGTCAAGCCGATCTTTGCGGGAGCGCTTTTGATGACGGCTGGAGCCGTGCTCTTAACCATCTTTTTTATCAATGTCCAGACCATCGGTAAAGGCCTCATTCTGTCGCTCTTGGGTATAGGCTACGGACTGGGCAATGTCGCGCTTCAGGCAGCGATGCTGGAAACGAGTCCTTCCAACATGGTAGGAACGACTTCAGGCCTGTTTCAAACCTGCCGTTACCTAGGATCGATTTTGTCTTCGGTGATCCTTGGCATTCTTTTTGGTAAAGAAATCACGGCAGCCCATTTTGATATGATGGGAATCATTATGATTATAGCGGGCGGAGCAAGCCTGTTAATGGCTGTGAGATTTGCTGCATTAATGAAAACTGCATCTTAA
- the ywoC gene encoding putative enzyme of isochorismatase family (Evidence 3: Putative function from multiple computational evidences; Product type e: enzyme), whose protein sequence is MMNTLNIDFQKTALVIIDLQKGIVPIDQSGQVVPNAKKLVDEFRKHNGFISFVNVAFHDGADALKPQTDEPAQGGSGEMPADWAEFVPEIGVQDGDYTVTKRQWGAFFGTDLDLQLRRRGIDTIVLCGIATNIGVESTAREAFQLGYQQIFITDAMSTFSDEEHEATLRFIFPRIGKSRTTEEFLEQVK, encoded by the coding sequence ATGATGAATACACTCAACATTGATTTTCAAAAAACAGCATTGGTTATCATTGATTTACAAAAGGGAATTGTGCCGATTGATCAAAGCGGCCAGGTTGTCCCGAACGCGAAAAAGCTCGTAGATGAATTTCGGAAACATAACGGGTTCATCAGCTTTGTAAATGTAGCCTTTCATGATGGAGCGGACGCCCTGAAGCCGCAAACGGATGAGCCTGCGCAGGGAGGTTCAGGGGAAATGCCGGCGGACTGGGCCGAATTTGTTCCGGAAATCGGTGTGCAGGATGGCGATTATACTGTGACAAAACGGCAATGGGGTGCTTTTTTTGGCACAGATTTAGACTTGCAGCTGAGACGTCGCGGCATTGATACGATTGTATTGTGCGGCATCGCAACGAATATCGGGGTGGAAAGCACAGCACGGGAGGCATTTCAGCTTGGCTATCAGCAGATTTTTATTACAGATGCCATGTCCACATTTAGCGATGAAGAGCATGAAGCCACACTGCGCTTTATTTTCCCGAGAATCGGTAAATCGCGGACAACGGAAGAGTTTCTGGAACAAGTGAAATGA
- the ywoB gene encoding putative integral inner membrane protein (Evidence 3: Putative function from multiple computational evidences; PubMedId: 15849754, 16850406, 21856850; Product type m: membrane component) — MMNKGGRLRKAVRKSIPATFRLFLAFNFFVYGLAKVVIGQFGEVTPEIEAAAGKGFTIAWTFFGYSHVYELFIGFGEILAAVLLLIPRTAALGAVIFMPIIVNIVLINYCFDIGVQDLSTILMVMCLILLWMDRRKFMGIFRQEPIDSRQVMKR; from the coding sequence ATGATGAATAAAGGCGGCAGGCTGAGGAAAGCGGTACGCAAGTCGATTCCCGCGACGTTCCGATTGTTTTTAGCCTTTAATTTTTTCGTGTACGGTCTGGCGAAAGTGGTAATTGGCCAGTTTGGCGAGGTGACGCCTGAAATCGAGGCGGCTGCCGGGAAGGGGTTTACGATCGCGTGGACATTTTTCGGTTATTCTCATGTCTATGAACTGTTTATAGGTTTTGGTGAAATCCTGGCAGCTGTTTTATTACTGATTCCGCGAACGGCTGCATTAGGGGCGGTTATTTTTATGCCCATTATTGTGAACATCGTCTTGATTAACTATTGTTTTGATATTGGCGTGCAGGATCTTAGCACGATATTAATGGTTATGTGTCTTATCCTGCTTTGGATGGACCGCCGCAAATTCATGGGCATTTTCAGGCAGGAACCGATAGACAGCAGGCAGGTGATGAAGCGATGA
- the amtB gene encoding ammonium transporter (Evidence 1a: Function from experimental evidences in the studied strain; PubMedId: 14600241, 15849754, 16850406, 17001076, 21435182; Product type t : transporter) translates to MQMGDTVFMFFCALLVWLMTPGLALFYGGMVKSKNVLSTAMHSFSSIAIVSIVWVLFGYTLAFAPGNSIIGGLEWAGLKGVGFDPGDYSDTIPHSLFMMFQMTFAVLTTAIISGAFAERMRFGAFLLFSVLWASLVYTPVAHWVWGGGWIGQLGALDFAGGNVVHISSGVAGLVLAIVLGKRKDGTASSPHNLIYTFLGGALIWFGWFGFNVGSALTLDGVAMYAFINTNTAAAAGIAGWILVEWIINKKPTMLGAVSGAIAGLVAITPAAGFVTPFASIIIGIIGGAVCFWGVFSLKKKFGYDDALDAFGLHGIGGTWGGIATGLFATTSVNSAGADGLFYGDASLIWKQIVAIAATYVFVFIVTFVIIKIVSLFLPLRATEEEESLGLDLTMHGEKAYQDSM, encoded by the coding sequence ATGCAAATGGGCGATACAGTTTTTATGTTCTTTTGCGCTTTACTCGTGTGGCTGATGACCCCGGGATTAGCGTTATTTTATGGAGGAATGGTAAAGAGCAAAAATGTGCTGAGCACTGCCATGCACAGTTTCTCTTCCATTGCCATCGTTTCCATCGTTTGGGTGCTGTTCGGATATACACTTGCCTTCGCACCAGGCAATTCAATCATCGGCGGGCTGGAGTGGGCAGGCCTCAAAGGGGTCGGATTTGATCCGGGAGATTACAGCGATACCATCCCCCACTCGTTATTTATGATGTTCCAAATGACGTTCGCCGTTCTGACTACAGCGATTATTTCCGGGGCTTTCGCAGAGCGGATGCGATTCGGCGCTTTTCTTTTATTCTCGGTTTTATGGGCCTCTTTGGTTTACACACCCGTAGCGCACTGGGTATGGGGCGGCGGCTGGATCGGCCAGCTTGGAGCGCTCGATTTCGCTGGCGGCAATGTTGTTCATATTTCCTCCGGGGTGGCAGGACTTGTTCTTGCCATTGTGCTCGGCAAACGGAAAGACGGTACAGCGTCTTCTCCGCATAACCTCATTTACACCTTCTTAGGAGGAGCTTTGATTTGGTTCGGCTGGTTCGGCTTTAACGTCGGCAGCGCATTGACCTTAGATGGTGTGGCCATGTACGCGTTCATCAACACAAACACCGCGGCTGCAGCCGGGATCGCCGGCTGGATCTTAGTAGAATGGATCATTAACAAAAAACCGACAATGCTCGGAGCGGTATCTGGGGCAATCGCCGGGCTTGTCGCCATTACGCCGGCTGCCGGATTTGTCACACCGTTCGCTTCCATTATTATCGGCATCATCGGCGGAGCTGTTTGTTTCTGGGGAGTATTCTCGCTTAAAAAGAAATTCGGATACGACGACGCGCTTGACGCCTTTGGCCTGCACGGGATCGGCGGCACATGGGGCGGAATCGCAACAGGATTATTCGCAACAACCTCTGTTAACTCAGCGGGCGCAGATGGGTTATTTTACGGTGATGCAAGCTTAATCTGGAAACAAATCGTCGCCATCGCCGCCACTTATGTTTTTGTATTTATTGTCACTTTCGTTATTATTAAAATTGTAAGCCTCTTCCTTCCCCTTCGCGCAACTGAAGAAGAAGAGTCACTTGGGCTTGACTTAACGATGCACGGGGAAAAAGCATATCAAGATTCTATGTGA
- the glnK gene encoding nitrogen-regulated PII-like regulator protein (Evidence 1a: Function from experimental evidences in the studied strain; PubMedId: 14600241, 17001076, 21435182, 23461034, 25691471; Product type r: regulator): MSGQMFKVEIVTRPANFEKLKQELGKIGVTSLTFSNVHGCGLQKAHTELYRGVKIESNVYERLKIEIVVSKVPVDQVTETAKRVLKTGSPGDGKIFVYEISNTINIRTGEEGPEAL, from the coding sequence ATGAGCGGTCAAATGTTCAAGGTAGAAATTGTAACGCGTCCGGCAAATTTTGAAAAGCTGAAGCAGGAACTCGGAAAAATCGGAGTGACCTCTCTGACTTTCTCCAATGTACACGGCTGCGGCCTTCAAAAAGCACATACGGAGCTCTATCGAGGGGTAAAAATAGAAAGCAATGTATACGAGCGTTTAAAAATAGAAATTGTGGTCAGCAAGGTTCCTGTTGATCAAGTGACAGAGACCGCTAAAAGGGTGCTGAAAACGGGATCACCAGGTGACGGTAAAATATTTGTCTATGAAATCAGCAATACGATCAACATCCGCACAGGCGAAGAAGGACCTGAAGCACTTTAA
- the bcrC gene encoding undecaprenyl pyrophosphate phosphatase (bacitracin resistance) (Evidence 1a: Function from experimental evidences in the studied strain; PubMedId: 12486040, 14612242, 15838020, 15849754, 15946938, 16850406, 27528508; Product type e: enzyme): protein MNYEIFKAIHGLSHHNSVLDSIMVFITEYAIVAYALILLAIWLFGNTQSRKHVLYAGITGIAGLVINYLITLVYFEPRPFVAHTVHTLIPHAADASFPSDHTTGALAISIAMLFRNRKIGWPLVIFGLLTGFSRIWVGHHYPVDVLGSLVVAIIIGFLFFRFSDLLRPFVDLVVRIYEAIINKLTKKPTDQNF, encoded by the coding sequence TTGAACTACGAAATTTTTAAAGCAATCCATGGACTATCTCATCACAATTCAGTTCTCGATTCCATTATGGTCTTCATCACGGAATATGCCATTGTCGCCTATGCCCTTATCCTATTGGCAATCTGGCTGTTTGGGAACACACAAAGCAGAAAACATGTGCTATACGCAGGCATCACAGGAATTGCAGGCCTTGTGATCAACTATTTGATTACGCTTGTTTATTTCGAACCGCGCCCGTTCGTTGCGCATACAGTGCATACACTGATTCCGCATGCTGCGGATGCTTCATTTCCAAGTGACCATACGACAGGTGCATTAGCGATTTCTATTGCGATGCTTTTCAGAAACCGCAAAATCGGCTGGCCGCTTGTCATTTTTGGGCTTTTGACAGGCTTTTCGAGAATTTGGGTGGGACATCACTATCCGGTAGATGTATTGGGCAGCCTCGTTGTCGCCATCATTATCGGGTTCCTTTTCTTTAGATTTTCAGATCTGCTTCGCCCGTTCGTCGATTTGGTCGTGAGGATCTACGAAGCCATTATCAATAAACTGACGAAAAAACCAACCGATCAAAATTTCTAA
- the ywnJ gene encoding putative integral inner membrane protein (Evidence 3: Putative function from multiple computational evidences; PubMedId: 14762009, 15849754, 16850406; Product type m: membrane component): protein MNRLLLAGWIFFILLSVCTESFSGMVVSQTVAFHFQPHPDLSQFLVMDFTELTVPEAFIQKIGHAFSFFVLTYLLWKQRGSIRSAAAGSFAFAFFTEVLQLFFSRNGCIRDVLIDAVGIGLFYGLYVLAKRRKQEMYEKY from the coding sequence ATGAACCGCCTATTGCTCGCAGGCTGGATCTTTTTTATCCTGCTTTCTGTCTGTACGGAAAGCTTCAGCGGCATGGTCGTATCGCAAACGGTGGCTTTTCATTTTCAGCCGCACCCTGATCTGTCTCAATTTTTAGTTATGGATTTTACTGAGCTTACTGTACCTGAAGCGTTTATTCAAAAAATCGGACACGCGTTTTCCTTCTTTGTGCTGACATATTTGCTGTGGAAACAGCGGGGCAGCATAAGATCAGCTGCAGCCGGCTCATTTGCGTTTGCTTTTTTCACAGAAGTTCTTCAGCTCTTCTTCAGCAGGAATGGTTGTATCCGGGATGTGCTCATCGATGCTGTTGGAATTGGGTTGTTTTATGGTTTATATGTGTTGGCGAAGCGAAGAAAACAAGAGATGTATGAGAAATATTAA
- the spoIIQ gene encoding forespore protein required for alternative engulfment (Evidence 1a: Function from experimental evidences in the studied strain; PubMedId: 16164552, 16959571, 17121846, 18077456, 21097616, 23859254, 26929302, 27381174, 28784753; Product type f: factor) — protein sequence MREEEKKTSQVKKLQQFFRKRWVFPAIYLVSAAVILTAVLWYQSVSNDEVKDQLADNGGNSAYDNNDDAVEVGKSMENVAMPVVDSENVSVVKKFYETDAAKEEKEAALVTYNNTYSLSKGIDLAEKDGKDFDVSASLSGTVVKAEKDPVLGYVVEVEHADGLSTVYQSLSEVSVEQGDKVKQNQVIGKSGKNLYSEDSGNHVHFEIRKDGVAMNPLNFMDKPVSSIEKAATQETEESIQQSSEKKDGSTEKGTEEKSGEKKDDSTDKSGSKESSTTEDTEQS from the coding sequence ATGAGAGAGGAAGAAAAGAAAACTTCTCAAGTCAAAAAACTTCAGCAGTTTTTTCGTAAACGCTGGGTGTTCCCTGCAATTTACTTAGTCAGTGCGGCCGTCATTTTAACAGCTGTCCTTTGGTATCAATCAGTATCAAATGATGAGGTAAAGGATCAGTTGGCTGATAACGGCGGAAACTCCGCATATGACAACAACGACGATGCAGTTGAAGTAGGAAAGTCAATGGAAAATGTCGCAATGCCGGTTGTTGATTCTGAAAACGTTTCTGTTGTGAAAAAGTTCTATGAAACCGATGCCGCAAAAGAAGAGAAAGAAGCAGCACTCGTTACCTATAATAACACGTACAGCCTAAGCAAAGGAATTGACTTAGCTGAGAAAGACGGAAAAGATTTCGATGTCTCTGCTTCTCTGAGCGGTACGGTTGTTAAAGCTGAAAAAGATCCAGTGCTGGGATATGTTGTGGAAGTAGAACATGCCGACGGTTTATCGACTGTGTATCAATCTCTTTCCGAAGTAAGCGTAGAGCAAGGTGACAAAGTAAAACAAAATCAAGTGATCGGAAAATCTGGCAAGAACCTTTACAGTGAAGACAGCGGAAACCACGTGCACTTTGAAATCCGTAAAGATGGGGTTGCAATGAATCCGTTAAACTTTATGGACAAACCAGTTTCTTCTATTGAAAAAGCTGCCACCCAAGAAACAGAAGAATCCATTCAGCAATCTTCCGAGAAAAAGGACGGATCAACTGAAAAAGGAACAGAAGAAAAATCCGGTGAGAAAAAGGATGATTCAACTGACAAATCTGGTTCTAAAGAAAGCAGCACAACAGAAGACACTGAACAGTCTTAA